A genomic window from Pontibacillus halophilus JSM 076056 = DSM 19796 includes:
- a CDS encoding spore germination protein GerPB, which translates to MGYTIYQNICINVLRVGSITNSSVLQVGSAGVIQARSSLYNTGGFTQPAEEAEAMGATSQQGQEEPLVPLLTPL; encoded by the coding sequence ATGGGCTACACCATTTACCAAAATATATGCATTAACGTCCTTCGAGTTGGTTCCATAACAAACTCTTCTGTGCTTCAAGTTGGGAGTGCTGGAGTCATCCAAGCACGTTCCAGTCTTTATAATACCGGAGGATTCACGCAACCAGCCGAGGAAGCAGAAGCCATGGGCGCCACTTCTCAGCAAGGACAGGAAGAACCTCTCGTCCCGCTGCTTACCCCACTATAA
- a CDS encoding reverse transcriptase-like protein: protein MNVRIHYLFTAPKKKWMVPFTSDVIKGEDALQIADVIERTGRARDLVLIDEQNRTWNKKEFAKLMTEIETEPHHLHVYFDGGFDQKGKRSGLGCVIYYEQNGYPYRFRFNAATQDLRTNNEAEYAALHLAIQQLEEMGVHHLPVTFTGDSKVVINQLLDEWPTLEESLNKWADRIEQKLDSLGISPSFDLVTRKDNREADRLASQALEGVEVRSTTRMD, encoded by the coding sequence ATGAACGTCCGAATTCATTACTTGTTTACTGCACCAAAGAAGAAATGGATGGTACCTTTCACATCTGATGTGATTAAAGGAGAGGACGCTCTTCAAATAGCTGATGTTATTGAAAGAACAGGTCGAGCTCGAGACTTGGTTCTGATTGACGAGCAGAACCGCACCTGGAACAAGAAAGAGTTTGCGAAACTTATGACAGAAATCGAAACAGAACCTCATCATTTGCATGTCTATTTCGATGGGGGATTCGATCAGAAAGGTAAGCGGTCAGGGCTTGGCTGTGTCATCTACTACGAACAGAATGGATACCCATATCGCTTTCGCTTCAATGCTGCTACTCAAGATTTAAGGACAAACAATGAAGCAGAATACGCAGCCCTGCATCTAGCTATTCAACAATTAGAGGAAATGGGTGTGCATCATTTACCCGTCACGTTCACAGGAGATTCCAAAGTTGTGATCAATCAGTTGCTGGATGAATGGCCTACGCTTGAAGAATCGTTGAATAAGTGGGCGGATCGTATTGAACAGAAGCTTGACTCATTAGGTATTTCACCGTCCTTTGACCTTGTTACTAGGAAAGATAATCGAGAAGCAGACCGACTCGCCTCTCAGGCATTGGAAGGTGTAGAAGTAAGAAGTACGACTAGAATGGATTAG
- a CDS encoding ornithine--oxo-acid transaminase: protein MIQTSDSIIQQTEEYGANNYHPLPIVISKAEGIWVEDPEGNRYLDMLSAYSAVNQGHRHPKIIDALKQQADRVTLTSRAFHNDQLGPWYKKICELTNKDMALPMNTGAEAVETAIKAVRRWAYDVKGVPENKAEIIACTGNFHGRTMSAVSLSSEEEYQKGFGPLLPGITLIPYGDKEALRDAISENTAAFLFEPIQGEAGIVIPEDGFLKEAYDICQENNVLYVADEIQSGLGRSGKMFACDWENVSPDILILGKALGGGVFPISCIVANKEILGVFNPGSHGSTFGGNPLASAVSLASLDVLQEERLAERSLELGEYMKSELQEIDNPIIKEVRGRGLWIGVELTEPARPYCEKLKEHGLLCKETHDTVIRFAPPLIIEKEDLQWAIQKIKEVLS from the coding sequence ATGATTCAAACGAGCGATTCTATTATTCAACAGACAGAGGAATATGGGGCGAACAACTACCATCCACTTCCGATTGTAATCTCGAAAGCAGAGGGAATCTGGGTAGAAGACCCTGAAGGCAATCGTTATTTGGATATGCTGAGTGCCTACTCAGCTGTCAACCAAGGTCATCGACATCCGAAGATTATTGATGCATTGAAACAACAGGCCGATCGTGTGACATTAACTTCACGTGCGTTCCATAATGATCAGCTTGGTCCATGGTACAAGAAGATTTGTGAACTGACGAATAAAGATATGGCTCTACCTATGAACACAGGAGCGGAAGCTGTTGAGACAGCGATTAAAGCAGTACGCCGCTGGGCTTACGACGTTAAAGGGGTGCCAGAGAACAAGGCAGAGATTATTGCGTGTACAGGCAACTTCCATGGCCGGACTATGTCAGCTGTTTCTCTCTCTTCTGAAGAAGAATACCAGAAAGGCTTTGGACCTCTTCTTCCAGGCATTACACTCATTCCATATGGCGACAAAGAAGCGCTGCGTGATGCGATTTCAGAGAACACAGCGGCCTTCCTCTTCGAACCAATCCAAGGTGAAGCAGGAATCGTCATTCCAGAAGACGGTTTCTTGAAAGAAGCGTATGACATTTGCCAAGAGAACAACGTCCTTTACGTTGCAGATGAGATTCAATCAGGCCTTGGACGTAGTGGAAAGATGTTCGCATGTGACTGGGAGAACGTTTCTCCAGACATTCTGATACTCGGTAAAGCACTTGGTGGCGGGGTGTTTCCAATTTCTTGTATCGTTGCCAACAAAGAGATTCTTGGTGTGTTCAATCCAGGCTCACACGGGTCAACCTTTGGCGGAAATCCATTGGCAAGTGCCGTATCTCTCGCTTCCTTAGACGTGTTGCAAGAGGAACGCTTAGCCGAACGCTCCTTAGAGCTTGGAGAGTACATGAAATCTGAACTTCAAGAAATAGACAACCCCATCATTAAAGAAGTTCGCGGACGAGGCTTGTGGATTGGTGTGGAATTGACGGAACCCGCTCGACCGTATTGTGAGAAATTGAAAGAGCACGGACTGCTTTGTAAAGAAACCCATGACACGGTTATCCGCTTCGCCCCTCCACTAATTATTGAGAAAGAGGATCTACAGTGGGCCATTCAGAAGATTAAAGAAGTACTGAGCTAA
- a CDS encoding spore germination protein GerPE, with amino-acid sequence MEKRLSEVNTVKLSSLIDGSIFEIGDAHELMPKSRVLAIQKEGGVKYSEPYQFESYPVFTEPLPRPTRRLQLEQYHIHHNPIIQVCDIAIKGVSTSSIFQIGSVDDIEAETRVKNTRILIEDEDDEQVAL; translated from the coding sequence ATGGAGAAACGTTTATCCGAAGTGAACACGGTAAAGCTTAGTTCCCTCATTGACGGATCAATCTTCGAAATTGGCGATGCGCATGAACTTATGCCAAAGTCACGTGTACTCGCGATTCAGAAGGAAGGCGGCGTGAAATATAGTGAACCGTACCAATTTGAGAGCTACCCTGTCTTCACCGAGCCGTTGCCAAGGCCCACAAGACGACTACAACTAGAGCAATACCATATCCACCACAATCCAATTATCCAGGTATGCGATATTGCCATCAAAGGGGTGTCCACCTCCTCCATCTTCCAAATTGGAAGCGTGGATGACATTGAAGCAGAGACCCGCGTGAAAAACACCCGAATTTTAATTGAGGATGAGGATGATGAACAAGTTGCTCTATAG
- a CDS encoding YisL family protein, giving the protein MTTHLHITSWILLLALFGLAIFFNRLGREKAGKIVQMIMRLDYLLILYSGGSLLGAYFQYANGAEIGESIVKAIAGIWVIGIVEVLTTRSHKRKKAGTALWVQFFIAFIITIVLGFGRLGYGIYLG; this is encoded by the coding sequence ATGACAACACATTTACACATTACATCTTGGATTTTGTTGCTTGCTTTGTTTGGGTTGGCAATCTTCTTTAATCGCCTTGGGAGAGAGAAGGCAGGTAAGATTGTACAAATGATTATGCGATTAGACTATCTTCTTATCTTGTACAGTGGTGGTAGCTTACTAGGAGCATACTTCCAATATGCTAATGGCGCAGAGATTGGAGAATCAATTGTGAAGGCCATTGCTGGTATCTGGGTAATTGGGATTGTCGAAGTCCTGACAACACGCTCCCATAAACGAAAGAAAGCGGGAACGGCGTTATGGGTGCAGTTCTTTATTGCATTTATCATTACCATTGTATTAGGCTTTGGTCGCTTAGGATATGGGATCTATCTAGGTTAA
- a CDS encoding spore germination protein, whose protein sequence is MPAKVGAVKVINIGSSSIFNIGDVYAMAPYSTAKTFAGGGSFNTGDGIEIDLSNSSTNVNDMDQVDQPITVDVE, encoded by the coding sequence ATGCCAGCCAAGGTCGGTGCAGTCAAAGTAATTAACATTGGGTCTTCAAGTATCTTTAACATTGGAGATGTCTATGCGATGGCACCATACAGCACAGCTAAAACCTTTGCTGGAGGAGGCTCCTTTAACACTGGGGATGGCATCGAAATTGATCTGTCCAATTCCAGTACGAATGTGAACGATATGGACCAAGTCGACCAGCCGATTACGGTCGATGTCGAATAA
- a CDS encoding acyltransferase: MEFLKDFYKKRVVFIVLPYVLWAIFYETFMYVIQFREWSLVDSLVRILHGESFYHLHFIYLIVQFYLFLPLLLYLTQKIVFLRKYLWLVGLLIQVSYGYLSNDVQFSSFMDFLGFMGPFMLGAWLGVHFTREKEKARKITTVPLAIAGLGLGVTMTLLHYFIYGTGQLDLHWFLFRLTDMAYLLVGGYALFRIAEWLSEVVSPRVFHVIKNIASYSFGFYLIHPIVLRVVAEFIPAQANAWFHVQIVGRYVGTLLFCYLIIWFFHRFTPFGSILFGKLPKRATFIYHRQTMNRETKTVS; this comes from the coding sequence TTGGAGTTCTTGAAAGATTTCTATAAGAAGCGAGTTGTCTTTATTGTACTGCCTTATGTACTATGGGCAATTTTCTATGAAACTTTCATGTATGTAATCCAATTCCGAGAATGGAGCTTGGTGGATTCTTTAGTGCGTATCCTGCACGGGGAATCGTTTTACCACCTGCATTTTATTTATCTTATTGTGCAATTTTATTTATTCTTGCCGTTACTACTTTATTTGACGCAGAAGATTGTCTTCTTGAGGAAATATCTCTGGTTGGTAGGGCTATTGATTCAAGTTTCCTACGGCTATTTGAGCAATGATGTCCAATTCTCTTCATTCATGGACTTTCTAGGATTCATGGGACCGTTCATGCTAGGGGCATGGCTCGGAGTTCACTTTACTCGTGAGAAAGAAAAGGCACGCAAAATCACAACCGTTCCCCTTGCCATTGCAGGACTTGGGCTCGGTGTCACGATGACTCTCTTACATTATTTCATATATGGGACAGGCCAGTTAGACCTTCATTGGTTCTTATTTAGACTGACAGACATGGCGTATCTATTAGTTGGGGGCTATGCGTTATTTAGAATTGCAGAGTGGCTAAGTGAAGTTGTTTCCCCACGTGTCTTCCACGTCATTAAGAACATTGCCTCGTATTCATTTGGCTTTTACTTGATTCATCCAATTGTATTACGAGTTGTTGCAGAATTTATTCCTGCTCAGGCTAATGCTTGGTTCCATGTGCAGATTGTAGGGAGATACGTTGGAACATTACTCTTCTGCTATCTCATCATATGGTTCTTCCACAGATTCACACCGTTCGGTTCTATCCTATTTGGGAAGCTACCAAAACGGGCCACATTCATTTACCACCGTCAAACGATGAATAGAGAAACTAAAACCGTGTCCTGA
- the gerPC gene encoding spore germination protein GerPC gives MYPSNGFQDYLQRLHALIDKQTDQLEQLSRRVNQLEDKLNTPTPAPPPGTNIEKIEYHFDQLKIETLEGTLNIGLTPSDGAAGTGIEQLSIQEQPFPPKANTADMVKQNLVNGLNQYLTDQGPREIQQLSREFGQPFDHDYEQKLLDDIRKQLDARVQHYMAKANVQNGMLGDDDRDDVLNQIKDEVRHSLREFMNRHYGKGAD, from the coding sequence TTGTATCCTTCCAACGGATTTCAAGACTATTTGCAGCGACTTCATGCCCTTATTGATAAGCAGACAGACCAACTGGAACAACTGTCAAGAAGAGTCAATCAATTAGAAGACAAACTTAATACACCCACACCCGCACCGCCACCTGGGACAAATATCGAGAAAATCGAATACCATTTCGACCAGCTGAAGATTGAGACGCTTGAAGGAACGTTGAACATTGGGCTCACTCCTTCTGACGGAGCAGCAGGAACCGGGATTGAACAACTTTCCATCCAAGAACAGCCGTTTCCACCGAAGGCGAACACGGCCGATATGGTAAAGCAAAACCTCGTAAACGGCTTGAATCAATATTTAACAGACCAAGGACCTCGAGAGATTCAACAGTTATCAAGAGAATTCGGCCAGCCCTTTGATCATGATTACGAACAGAAACTGTTGGATGATATCAGAAAGCAGCTGGATGCCCGAGTTCAACATTATATGGCGAAAGCAAACGTTCAGAATGGCATGCTTGGGGACGATGATCGCGATGACGTATTAAATCAAATTAAGGATGAAGTGCGCCACTCATTGCGTGAATTTATGAATCGACATTACGGCAAAGGAGCCGATTAA
- a CDS encoding DUF418 domain-containing protein, whose protein sequence is MKTTPLASQKRLPWIDAARGFAIFGIFMVNMPSIVAPFFLYGGGASYFDSTTDEAVQNLVDLLFQASFYTLFSFLFGFGLQLMKDRLSDKGIAYRKVLLRRQLILIGFGIIHAFFIWHGDILLSYGVLGLLLFLFYERKDKVLIWTAILVLGFMSALNTLGLYLIRSQLPFVSESGIEQSFAAYGEGGIGAAWQQNVNDWLVGNGSVGQWVNLALTLVPMFLIGMFFARKRLFHEVGEHRRTLWKIWWFTLVLFVAFKGVPFLFGNPIWFQYYAQDLIGGSASAIFYATSIVLLYQTRAKKGLVWFTYVGKLSLTNYILQSVLAVGLAYNIGFGLYGELTPLMSAGVVVVIYMLQVLGSWWWVHRYHFGPLEWVWRTLTYGSRPKMARQRVEMTTNYTEKGK, encoded by the coding sequence ATGAAGACAACGCCCCTGGCCAGTCAAAAGAGGCTGCCATGGATAGATGCAGCCCGAGGGTTTGCGATATTCGGAATTTTCATGGTGAACATGCCGTCAATTGTTGCACCGTTCTTCCTTTACGGTGGGGGAGCATCGTACTTTGATAGCACGACTGATGAAGCTGTTCAGAACTTAGTGGATTTATTGTTCCAAGCTAGTTTTTACACGTTATTTTCGTTTCTGTTCGGATTTGGTCTTCAACTGATGAAGGACCGTTTGTCGGATAAAGGAATTGCGTACCGTAAAGTATTGCTAAGAAGACAGCTAATCTTAATTGGCTTCGGAATCATCCATGCTTTCTTCATTTGGCACGGAGACATTTTGTTGTCCTATGGGGTTCTTGGGCTGCTTCTGTTCTTATTCTATGAACGTAAGGACAAGGTTCTGATTTGGACAGCTATTCTAGTATTAGGCTTTATGAGTGCGTTGAACACACTAGGACTCTATCTCATTCGAAGTCAGCTCCCCTTTGTAAGCGAATCAGGCATCGAACAGTCCTTTGCAGCGTATGGAGAAGGGGGCATTGGAGCAGCTTGGCAACAGAACGTGAATGATTGGCTTGTTGGAAATGGCTCAGTTGGACAGTGGGTCAACCTAGCTCTTACTCTCGTTCCAATGTTTCTAATCGGAATGTTCTTTGCGAGGAAGAGGTTGTTCCACGAGGTAGGTGAGCATCGACGAACGTTATGGAAGATATGGTGGTTCACCCTTGTTCTATTTGTCGCGTTCAAGGGAGTGCCGTTCCTATTTGGCAATCCGATCTGGTTCCAATACTACGCTCAAGATTTAATTGGTGGGTCAGCATCAGCGATATTCTATGCTACGAGTATCGTTCTCCTTTACCAGACAAGGGCAAAGAAGGGACTTGTGTGGTTTACGTACGTAGGAAAGTTGTCACTCACAAATTATATTTTGCAATCTGTTCTCGCGGTAGGGCTTGCCTATAACATTGGTTTTGGGTTGTACGGAGAGCTTACTCCATTAATGAGCGCGGGAGTTGTGGTTGTTATTTATATGCTACAAGTACTCGGAAGTTGGTGGTGGGTGCATCGTTATCATTTCGGTCCACTTGAGTGGGTGTGGCGGACGTTGACCTATGGAAGTCGCCCGAAAATGGCAAGACAGAGAGTAGAAATGACGACAAACTATACAGAAAAGGGAAAGTAA
- the asnB gene encoding asparagine synthase (glutamine-hydrolyzing): MCGITGWVDYKKDLTKEAATIKSMARTLNFRGPDESNAWVQTHVAFGHKRLIVVDPAGGRQPMTFKRGGHTYTLCYNGELYNTEDIRKELMQRGWTFDSHSDTEVLLKSYIEWRDACVDRFNGIFAFGVWDSEQETLFLARDRLGVKPLFYTENSGGFLFASELKALLAHPNVEAVLDREGLSEVLALGPSRTPGHGVFKGVKELRPGHVARFNRNGLKVTRYWNVVSHEHPHTVEQTAAHIRELFQDAVERQLVSDVPVGTFLSGGVDSSAITAIAANYYAEQGRGQLQTFSIDYEDNQKYFKSSTFQPNSDGEFIKLMVDEHGTDHHTCVMDNGTLSRLLKEAVRMRDLPGMADIDSSLLWFCREIKDHVTVGLSGECADEIFGGYPWFYRKEDLERDGFPWIRSSDVRHRLLSSQWQEKLDLQDYMMQRYRETVQETPAFEGDTQEEKQRRELFYLNQLWFMTTLLDRKDRMSMGASLEVRVPFSDHRLVEYVWNIPWEMKRYGDREKGILRKALEGLLPHDVLYRKKSPYPKTHHPAYTSGVVQWLNEILADNKAPLFQLFDREEVRKLVESEGNAIESPWFGQLMKGPQLLAHIGQIDYWLRTYDVHIEE; this comes from the coding sequence ATGTGCGGAATAACGGGATGGGTGGACTATAAGAAAGATCTAACGAAGGAAGCAGCTACGATTAAATCGATGGCGCGCACGTTGAATTTCCGAGGACCCGATGAATCCAATGCATGGGTTCAAACGCACGTTGCTTTTGGGCATAAGCGACTCATCGTTGTAGACCCAGCGGGAGGACGTCAGCCTATGACGTTCAAGCGTGGCGGACATACGTATACCCTCTGCTACAACGGAGAGTTGTACAACACGGAGGATATTCGCAAGGAATTGATGCAGCGTGGCTGGACGTTTGATTCGCACTCAGACACGGAAGTGCTGTTGAAGAGTTACATTGAATGGCGGGATGCTTGTGTCGATCGCTTTAATGGAATCTTTGCTTTTGGAGTCTGGGATAGTGAGCAGGAAACGTTATTTCTCGCTAGAGATCGACTTGGGGTGAAGCCGCTCTTCTACACAGAGAATAGCGGAGGATTTCTCTTTGCTTCTGAACTGAAAGCGTTACTCGCTCATCCAAATGTAGAGGCAGTACTTGACCGAGAGGGACTTAGCGAAGTGCTCGCACTAGGGCCTTCTAGAACTCCAGGTCATGGCGTCTTTAAGGGAGTGAAGGAGCTCAGGCCAGGGCATGTTGCACGCTTTAACCGGAACGGATTGAAAGTGACTCGTTATTGGAATGTAGTCAGCCATGAGCATCCCCACACGGTTGAGCAGACAGCGGCTCATATTCGAGAATTGTTTCAAGATGCGGTTGAACGACAGCTCGTATCTGACGTCCCCGTTGGAACCTTTCTGTCAGGAGGTGTAGATTCGAGCGCAATTACCGCCATTGCAGCCAATTATTATGCTGAACAGGGAAGAGGGCAGTTACAAACATTTTCGATTGATTACGAAGACAATCAGAAATACTTTAAGTCTTCTACCTTTCAACCGAACAGCGATGGAGAATTTATAAAGTTGATGGTTGATGAGCATGGTACGGACCATCATACATGTGTGATGGATAATGGTACACTCAGTCGTTTATTGAAAGAGGCTGTCCGCATGCGGGATCTACCTGGTATGGCTGACATCGATTCCTCTTTGTTATGGTTCTGCCGTGAAATTAAAGACCATGTGACGGTGGGATTGTCTGGAGAGTGTGCGGATGAGATCTTCGGTGGGTATCCTTGGTTCTACCGGAAGGAAGATTTAGAACGGGATGGATTCCCGTGGATTCGTTCCTCTGATGTTCGCCATCGTCTACTATCCTCACAATGGCAGGAGAAATTGGATTTACAAGATTATATGATGCAGAGGTACCGGGAAACTGTGCAAGAAACGCCCGCCTTTGAAGGTGATACACAAGAAGAGAAGCAGCGACGTGAACTCTTCTATTTAAACCAGCTTTGGTTTATGACGACGTTATTAGACCGGAAAGACAGGATGAGCATGGGGGCGAGTCTTGAGGTTCGTGTGCCATTTAGTGATCATCGTCTTGTTGAATATGTGTGGAATATACCGTGGGAGATGAAGCGATACGGCGACCGAGAGAAAGGAATCTTACGAAAGGCTCTAGAGGGGCTGTTGCCTCATGATGTGCTCTATCGAAAGAAAAGTCCATACCCGAAAACTCATCATCCAGCCTATACGAGCGGAGTCGTTCAATGGCTGAACGAAATTCTAGCAGATAATAAAGCACCGTTATTCCAGTTATTTGACCGAGAAGAAGTGCGAAAGTTAGTAGAGAGTGAAGGGAACGCCATCGAATCACCGTGGTTTGGTCAGCTTATGAAAGGGCCGCAGCTGTTGGCGCATATTGGGCAAATTGATTATTGGCTTAGAACATATGATGTACACATAGAAGAATAA